One window from the genome of Musa acuminata AAA Group cultivar baxijiao chromosome BXJ1-4, Cavendish_Baxijiao_AAA, whole genome shotgun sequence encodes:
- the LOC135650406 gene encoding large ribosomal subunit protein uL3-like: protein MSHRKFEHPRHGSLGFLPRKRASRHRGKVKSFPKDDPTKHCRLTAFLGYKSGMTHIVREVDKPGSKLHKKETCEAVTIIETPPMIVVGVVAYVKTPRGLRSLNTVWAQHLSEEVRRRFYKSWYKSKKKAFTKYSKKYESEEGKKEIQVQLEKMKKYASVIRVLAHTQIRKMKGLKQKKAHLMEIQVNGGTVAQKVDYAYSFFEKQIPIDAVFQKDEMIDVIGVTKGKGYEGVVTRWGVTRLPRKTHRGLRKVACIGAWHPARVSYTVARAGQNGYHHRTEMNKKIYKIGKSGDESHTAITEFDRTEKDITPMGGFPHYGIVKDDYLMIKGCCVGPKKRVVTLRQSLLKQTSRVALEEIKLKFIDTSSKFGHGRFQTTEEKSKFYGRMKA, encoded by the exons ATGTCTCATCGTAAGTTTGAACACCCAAGGCATGGGTCCCTCGGGTTCCTCCCCAGGAAGAGAGCCTCCCGCCACCGTGGCAAAG TAAAGTCCTTTCCCAAGGATGATCCGACAAAGCATTGCAGGTTAACAGCTTTCCTTGGATACAAGTCTGGAATGACACACATTGTTCGTGAGGTTGACAAACCAGGCTCAA AGCTTCACAAGAAGGAGACATGTGAGGCTGTGACTATCATAGAAACTCCGCCAATGATTGTTGTGGGAGTTGTTGCTTACGTGAAGACTCCACGTGGACTTCGTTCTCTTAACACTGTGTGGGCTCAACATCTGAGTGAGGAAGTGAGGAGGAGATTTTACAAGAGCTGGTACAAGAGCAAGAAGAAGGCTTTTACAAAGTACTCCAAGAAATATGAAagtgaagaaggaaagaaggaaatTCAGGTGCAGCTGGAGAAGATGAAGAAATATGCATCTGTTATCCGTGTGCTGGCTCATACACAG ATAAGGAAGATGAAAGGTCTGAAACAGAAAAAGGCTCACTTGATGGAGATCCAGGTCAATGGAGGGACAGTTGCTCAGAAGGTTGACTATGCTTACAGCTTCTTTGAGAAGCAAATCCCTATTGATGCTGTCTTCCAGAAAGATGAGATGATCGATGTCATTGGTGTGACCAAAGGTAAAGGTTATGAAGGTGTGGTGACTCGTTGGGGTGTCACTCGCCTCCCACGCAAGACACACAGAGGACTCCGCAAGGTTGCCTGTATTGGTGCATGGCACCCAGCCAGAGTCTCCTACACTGTTGCTCGTGCTGGTCAGAATGGATACCACCACCGTACTGAAATGAACAAAAAGATCTATAAAATTGGTAAATCTGGGGATGAGTCACACACTGCTATTACTGAGTTTGACAG AACCGAGAAGGATATCACGCCAATGGGTGGTTTCCCGCACTATGGTATTGTGAAAGATGACTACCTTATGATCAAGGGTTGCTGTGTTGGGCCAAAGAAGAGGGTTGTTACGCTTAGACAGTCCCTACTGAAGCAGACTTCTCGCGTCGCCCTCGAGGAGATCAAGCTTAAGTTCATTGATACTTCTTCTAAGTTCGGGCATGGACGCTTCCAGACAACCGAGGAGAAGAGCAAGTTCTATGGTAGGATGAAGGCTTAA
- the LOC103974337 gene encoding uncharacterized protein LOC103974337 isoform X2 → MSPPKRGKAKGGSAAAPPTAASAESKVPGCLRLLPPSTVAITIHAKPGSKVATVTDVGDEAVGVQIDAPARDGEANAALLEYIGSLLGVKKRQVSIGSGSKSRDKVVLVQDATLQSVFEALNKACKCE, encoded by the exons ATGTCGCCGCCCAAGCGTGGGAAAGCGAAGGGGGGCTCCGCCGCCGCCCCTCCCACCGCCGCATCGGCGGAGTCCAAGGTCCCAGGCTGCCTCCGCCTCCTTCCTCCGTCAACTGTTGCCATTACCATCCACGCCAAGCCGGGCTCCAAGGTCGCCACTGTCACCG ATGTGGGCGACGAGGCTGTCGGCGTTCAAATCGATGCCCCGGCGAGGGACGGCGAGGCCAACGCCGCGCTGCTTGAGTACATCGGCTCG CTTTTAGGAGTGAAAAAACGGCAAGTATCTATTGGATCTGGTTCAAAATCCAGAGACAAGGTCGTTCTCGTGCAAGATGCAACTCTGCAAAGTGTTTTTGAAGCCCTTAACAAGGCATGCAAATGTGAGTAG
- the LOC103974337 gene encoding uncharacterized protein LOC103974337 isoform X1 — MSPPKRGKAKGGSAAAPPTAASAESKVPGCLRLLPPSTVAITIHAKPGSKMWATRLSAFKSMPRRGTARPTPRCLSTSARLKKHIYSSERLGKLSTMQLLGVKKRQVSIGSGSKSRDKVVLVQDATLQSVFEALNKACKCE, encoded by the exons ATGTCGCCGCCCAAGCGTGGGAAAGCGAAGGGGGGCTCCGCCGCCGCCCCTCCCACCGCCGCATCGGCGGAGTCCAAGGTCCCAGGCTGCCTCCGCCTCCTTCCTCCGTCAACTGTTGCCATTACCATCCACGCCAAGCCGGGCTCCAAG ATGTGGGCGACGAGGCTGTCGGCGTTCAAATCGATGCCCCGGCGAGGGACGGCGAGGCCAACGCCGCGCTGCTTGAGTACATCGGCTCG ATTGAAGAAACATATATACTCTTCTGAAAGGCTGGGAAAACTATCTACCATGCAGCTTTTAGGAGTGAAAAAACGGCAAGTATCTATTGGATCTGGTTCAAAATCCAGAGACAAGGTCGTTCTCGTGCAAGATGCAACTCTGCAAAGTGTTTTTGAAGCCCTTAACAAGGCATGCAAATGTGAGTAG
- the LOC135650419 gene encoding uncharacterized protein LOC135650419, translating into MPQGDHIELHRKRHGYRLDHFERKRKKEAREVHKRSAYAQKALGIKGKMFAKKRYAEKALMKKTLAMHDESSSRRKVDDKVHDGAIPAYLLDRDTTTRAKVLSNTIKQKRKEKAGKWEVPLPKVRPVAEDEMFRVIRSGKRKTKQWKRMVTKVTFVGQGFTRKPPKYERFIRPTGLRFTKAHVTHPELKCTFNLEIIGIKKNPNGPMYTSLGVVTKGTIIEVNVSELGLVTPAGKVVWGKYAQVTNNPENDGCINAVLLV; encoded by the exons ATG CCGCAAGGGGATCACATCGAGCTTCACCGGAAGCGTCATGGCTACCGGCTGGACCACTTTGAGCGGAAGCGGAAGAAGGAGGCTCGCGAGGTTCACAAGCGTTCGGCCTATGCCCAAAAG GCTTTGGGTATCAAAGGAAAAATGTTTGCCAAGAAGCGTTATGCGGAGAAGGCACTGATGAAGAAAAC GCTTGCTATGCATGATGAATCATCAAGTAGACGTAAGGTGGATGATAAGGTTCATGATGGAGCTATTCCTGCATATCTTTTGGATCGTGATACCACAACACGGGCAAAG GTACTGAGCAACACTATTAAGcaaaaaaggaaggaaaaggcTGGTAAATGGGAGGTCCCCTTACCAAAG GTCAGACCTGTGGCTGAAGATGAGATGTTCCGAGTCATCCGATCTGGGAAGCGTAAAA CCAAGCAGTGGAAGAGAATGGTCACAAAAGTCACATTCGTTGGGCAAGGGTTTACAAGAAAACCTCCAAAGTATGAGCGATTCATCCGACCTACAGGCTTGAGATTTACTAAAGCCCATGTGACACACCCAGAACTGAAATGTACTTTTAACCTTGAGATAATCGGGATAAAGAAGAATCCAAATGGTCCTATGTACACTTCTCTTGGTGTTGTGACCAAAGGAACCATTATTGAG GTTAATGTGAGTGAACTTGGTCTGGTGACACCAGCAGGAAAAGTAGTGTGGG GAAAATATGCACAAGTCACAAATAACCCGGAGAATGACGGTTGCATAAATGCAGTTCTTCTTGTCTAG